The window CCCGATCCCCTTCATCGCAATCTCCCTTGCCTTGTCGTGCGGGCACGCTAGGCGCAGGCCATGGGGCAGGCAAGCAGCCACCGTTACGTTATCGCGCTGGGTTCGAACATGCGCGTGCCGGGTATCGGCGCGCCGCGGGCTGTGCTGCCGACAGCCTTGGAGCGGCTGGCTGATCGCGGGGTAGAGGTCGAAATCGCCTCGCGCATCCGGGCCAGCCACCCGGTCGGCCCCTCGCTCAGGACCTATGCCAACGGCGCGGCAATCGTGTCCGCTCCGCTCGATCCGCCGATGATGCTCGCCCTGCTGCAGTCGGTGGAGAGCGGATTCGGGCGCGAGAGGCGCGGCGCGCGCTGGCGGGCACGCAGCCTCGACCTCGATATCGTGCTGTGGAGCGGCGGGACCTGGTTCGCCCCGGACCTCGTCATTCCGCACCTCCTGTTTCGCGAGCGCGACTTCGTGCTGCGCCCGGCTGCCGAGATTGCACCCGACTGGCGCGATCCCGTGACGGGCCTTACCCTTCGGCAGCTGGCTGCGCGCGCGGCCTGAGCGCAGTGGCGGGATTGCCGCGATAGACCGTCCAGGCTTCTGCGTCCGAGAACAGGGCACCGCGCGCAGACAGGACAGCCCCTTCGCCCATGGTGACGCCCGGGCCGACGAAAGCTTCGGCAGCTACCCAGCAACCGCGCCTGATGGTCACCGGGTCGAGCACCAGCTGGAAATGCGGATCGGCGATATCGTGCGAACTGGCGCACAGGTGCGCGCGCTGCGAGATCACGCTGTCGCTGCCCACGCAGATATGCCCCTGGTTGTAGAGCAGCGCCCCCGGACCGATCAGCACGTTGTCGCCCAGCTCGAGATTGCCGGGCCACCACACGCACGCACTCGCATGAACACGGCAATTGCTGCCGATCCGCGCGCCGAAAGCCTTGAGCATCAGCGCGCGCCACGGGTGGAGGAACGGAGGTGTCCAGCGGGCGAAGAGAAACCAGGCAGCCATCCACAAGGCCCGCGCAATTCGCGAGCCGAGCGGGAAGGACGGCCCTCCGCTGCGGCTTTGCGCAGTGCGTGCATCGAGTGGTTGCAACCGCGTCCCTTCCTTGTCGCTGCCTCGGGCCAAACTAAATTGCCGGGCTGCCCGAAAGCAACCCAAACCACGCTTGACCACCCGCCATCGCATGCCTAGGTGCCCCCTCGTGGTCGGGCCCTTAGCTCAGTCGGTAGAGCAACTGACTTTTAATCAGTAGGTCGCTGGTTCGAACCCAGCAGGGCTCACCACCTTTTCCCTCAGGATTGTTCTGCCGAACACGCGATCAGCGTGCGCGCCGCCGTGCCGAATTCGACCTCGTCGATGCCCGATGCCATTGCGCTCGACCCGGGCGCTATACGGGCGCTCGACACCGCGACATCTCCGGAAAGCGGCAGGACCTGTATGGCGCCATTCAACCTGCCGAGTATATTCGCCGAAGGCACTCCATGGAGCTGGAACAGTCGGAAATGCGGACCGTCTACCAACACCGCTTCCGCATCGGGTGCCACCTTGCGGTGCAGTCCAGCAGGATAGGGCTCACCCGACGCCACTTCGATGGCTGCATCCAGATGCAGTTCGCGCGGACGCCCATAATCGTAGAGGCGATAGGTGATATCGGTGTTCTGCTGCACTTCGAGCAGCGTCAGGCCTTCGCCGATGGCATGGACCGTGCCGGCCGGAATGTAGAAGAAATCGCCCGGTTCGACCGCGCGCCATTCGAGCAGGTCCTCGATCGAACCGTCGAGCGCAGCGGCGCGCATGGCATCGGCATCGACCGAATGTTTGAACCCCATCGCCAGCCTTGCACCCGGCTCTGCGTCAAGAACCAGCCAGCATTCTTCCTTACCCCTTCCCGTCGGGCTAGCAGCATCAGCGGGATGGACCTGGACCGAGAGCTTTTCGCTCGTGAAAAGGTATTTGACGAGCACGTCCGGCATCGCATCGGAAGGCTCGAACCAGATTTCCCCGATCCGCTCTTCGTCCCCGGGAAGCGCAAAGGGAGGCGGCAAGGGGTTGCGCCCCCAGATCTTTTCCACCCGCTTGATAGGAAGATCTTGCGCGCTCATTGATTGGCAGCCCCGTCCAGCTTGCCAACGCTCTGGGCATGATCGCGCGAGAGGACGAGGATGTCGTCGCCATCGACCACGACGATCACGTCGGTGAGGCCGACGATGGAAACGCGTGGGCCATCGGTGTCGACCATCACGCCGCGGCAATCCATGGCATCCGTTCGGCCCGACAGGACATTGCCGTCTTCGTCCACCTGGCGAGCTTCCATCAACGCGCTCCAGTCACCGATATCGGACCAGCCGATGTCCGCCGACACGACTGCAGCGTGGGAGGTATTCTCCATCACCGCGAAGTCGACGCTTTCCCCGGCGATGCGTGCAAAAGCCGCCGCCCCGGGATCGAAACGCGTGTCGACCCATCTGCCCGATGCAGCCGATGCTTCAACCGCTTCCGCCATATCGGGACGATGGGTCGCAAGTTCGTCGAGCAACTTGCCCGCCGGAAATGCGAAGATGCCACCGTTCCAGACGAACCCGCCATCGTCGAGGAATTGCTGTGCCCGCTCCATGTCGGGTTTTTCGACGAACCGCTCGATACGGTGTCCTGCCCCGACGGCCTCGCCGCGCTTGATATAGCCGTATCCAGTGGCGGGGCGGTCGGGCGCGATGCCGAAGGAGACGAGGTAGCCCTCCCGCGCGAGCGATGCGGCAGTACGCACACCGTCAAGGAAGGCGGCCTCATCGGCGATGTGGTGGTCGCTCGGGCAGACGAGCATCACCGCATCGCGGGGAAGCAGCCGTGCCGTCAGCGCGATTGCAGGGGCGGTATTCTTGGCCGCCGGTTCGACGACCAGGCGGTGCTCGCCCGCCTGTTCTGCGATGAAACTGGTATGCGCCTCTCCGGCCACCACGATGGGCGCCTCGAAAAGCTCGGCATTCGATACGCGGTCCAGCGCCTGCTGGAACAGGGTCCGGTCGCCCAGGAGTGGAAGGAACGGTTTCGGCTTCACGCGGCGGCTGCGCGGCCAAAGGCGCGTCCCGCTGCCGCCGCAAAGGATAACTGGGTAGATCTTACTCATGACAAACGGGCGCCTAGCAGCCGTTTTGCCACTCGTCATGGCCTGCTTGCACCTGCATGCGATTTTTCGTTACGAGACAGCGATGAACGCTCCGCGACTGTCCGTTTTTGCCCGCCTGCCTGTGCCGGGAAAGGTCAAGACGCGCTTGATTCCCGCACTCGGTGAAGAGGGCGCGGCACGCCTCTATGCGCGCCTGCTGGCCCATACGGTCGAGGTGGCGAAAGCGAGCGGCCTGGAATTCGAGCTGCGGGTGACAGGTGGCGAGGAGGCGGCCTTCCACGAACTCTTCGGCGGCGATGTGAGCGTCGTCAACCAGGGCGAGGGCGATCTGGGGGCGCGGATGGCAGGCGTGCTTGCGCCCTGCCTCATCATCGGGAGCGACTGTCCGGCCATTTCCGTGCCGCTCCTGCAGGCGGCGGCAGGCGCGCTGGCGGATCGCAAGGTCGTGCTCGGCCCTGCCAATGACGGGGGCTATTATCTCGTCGGACTGGCCGAGCCGATGCCCTTCCTGTTCGAGGCGATGGAATGGAGTACGCCGCAGGTCCTGTCGCAAACGCTCGCGCGGCTGGCAGAGCGCCGGATCGGCCCCGCGATCCTGCCCGAACTGGCCGATATCGATACGGCGGAAGACCTCGCCGCCTGGCCCGAATTCGAATGAGCGTCACGCTGCTGGTTCCTTCGCTGGACGAGGAAAAGGCGCTGCCCGTGCTGGTGGAGCGGCTCGCCAGTCTCGATCCCGCGCCTGCCGAGATCATGCTGGTCGATGGTGGCAGCAGCGATGCGACGGTCGCCATCGCGCGCGAGGCGGGATGGCGCATTCTCGAGACGGCGCGGGGCAGGGCGCTCCAGATCAATGCCGGGGTAGAGGAAGCGCGCGGGGAGATCGTCTGCGTCCTCCATGCAGACACTTTGCCGCCGACCGACATGGTAGGAGTGATTGAGGGCGCAATGCAGGACCGGCGCACCGCGCTCGCCAGTTTCAGCCCGGTCATCCGCGGCCCCGAGCGGACACGCTGGGGGACCACGCTCCATAACTGGGCCAAGACCTGGTACGCGCCACTCATCACGCGCCCGCACCTGTTCTTTCGCGGTGTGCGCCTGCTGTTCGGCGACCATGCCATGTTCTTCCGCCGCGCCGATTTCCTGAGCGTCGGCGGGTGCACGCCGGGCGATGCGGTGATGGAGGAAGCCGATCTGTGCGTGAAGCTGGCGCGGCTGGGCCGGGTGCGGATGTTGCCGCAGCGGGTCTACACTTCCGACCGGCGGATTGCCGAATGGGGGGCGCTCAAGGCGAACTGGATCTATTTCAAGGTCGGCATGCTCTGGGCGTTCGGCCTGCGCAGCCGGATGGCAAAGCACTATCCCGACGTGCGCTAGGCGTCGGCCAGGAAGCCCACCGCAATGCAATGGTCGATGAGGCGCCGGATATAGTCCTCGCCCGTGACGGGGCATTCGAGGCCTGTCACTTCGCGAAAGCGCGTGTCCGAGAAATGCGGGTCGCGCTGGAAATAGCTCGCGTAAAGCCCTGCAACCCGCTTGAACAAGCGCCTCTCCAGCGCGGGGAGCAAGGCGGGATCGAAGCGGTCGGGCGCGACCAGTTCGGGTTCGTGGAACTGCGGATGGGCGCCGATAGCCCCGGTGAAACGCTCTACCGGCAGCGGCTGGCCGGATACGAGGTGGTAGGTGCCGCCGGCGGCAACCTCCATGCGTTCCGCCAGCGCGACAATACCTGCCGCCACGTGGTCGATCGGCACGAAGTCGAGCGTCGCGCCCGGGCGGGCAGGCATATGCCGCACGCGCCCTTCGGCAATCAGCTTGAAGGCCGCGTATGTCGTATCGAATTGGCGGATAGCCCCGTCTTCGTGCGCACCCACCACGATCGAGGGGCGTGCGATTGCCCATCTGGCAGTGCTTTGCCGGACGAGCCGCTCGCCCGCCGCCTTGCTGGCTTCGTAGCCATTGGCAAAGCCGCTATCCGGCAGGGGGGCGTCCTCCATGATCGGCCCGTCGCGCGTTCCGCAGACATAGGCCGTCGAGACGTGCAGGAAGCCCATGCCGCCGGCTTCCGCCAGTTCCAGCGCATGGCGCACGCCATCGACATTGGTGGCGCGGTAGTCCTCTTCCTCGAGGTCGAAGCGCACGCTGGCCGCGCAGTGGACGACCAGGTCGTGGGCCTCTGCCACCCCTGCGAAGGTATCGTGAGACAGGCCCAGACGCGCTTGCGATACGTCGCCCTTCACAGTGGGTATTTCGACCGCAGCGCCGTCGTTCGCGCGCACGTCCGGATTGCGGTGGACGAGGCCGGTTACCTCGTGGCCGTGCGCAAGCAGCCGCGCGCAAACCTCTCCGCCCACCAGTCCGGCAGCCCCCGTCACCAGCACCTTCACGCGGCGCGCCTTTGCGTCATGTAACCGATGGGACCTGTCCGTCGAAGGGGCGGGGGAATGCGATAGAGTTCGCATCTTGAGCAATTTCGGTTACGGGACAAGCGATGAAATTCACCCATGACGTGATCGTGATCGGCGGCGGGGCCGGAGGACTTGTCGCTGCCGGCGGCTGCGCGCTCTTCGGCCTCGAAGTCGCCCTGATCGAAGGGCGCAAGATGGGCGGGGAGTGCCTCAACGATGGCTGCGTGCCGTCTAAGGCGCTGATTACGGCAGCCAAGCGTGCGGCAGAGGCACGGGAAGGCACGCGCTACGGGGTAACGCTCGACCAGCCCAAGGTCGACTGGCTCGGCGTACGCCAGCACATTCGCGATGCCATCGCTGCGATCGAACCGCATGACAGCGCAGAACGGTTCGAGGAAATGGGCTGCGAGGTCATCCGCGACTGGGCGAAAGTGACCGGTCCGCAGTCGGTCGAGGTCGGCGGACGGACCCTGCGCGCACCGCGCATCGTCATCGCCACCGGCTCGAAGCCGGCCATCCCCCCGATCGAGGGCGTGGACAGAATCCCCTATCTCACCAATGAGGACATCTTCGACATCGATGCACTGCCCGACCACCTCGTGATCGTCGGCGGCGGGGTCATCGGCATGGAAATGGCACAGGCCTTCCGCCGTCTCGGCAGCGCCGTCACCGTGGTCGAGCCGGACGAGCTGATGGCCCGTGACGACCGCGAAAGCGTGGCGCTGGTGCGCGAGGTGATGGAGGGCGAGGGCGTCCGCTTCGTCAAGGGGCTCGCCAGCAAGGTCGAGGGCCGCGAAGGCGCTATCCGCCTCCATATCGGCGGGGAAGCCATCGACGGATCGCATCTGCTGATCGCCACGGGCCGCAAGGCCCGATGCGAAGGCTTCGGCCTGGAAGATATCGGTGTGAAGATGGGCCGCGGCGGTATCGTGACCGACGAACGCCGCCGCACCTCCGTGAAGGGCATCTACGCCATCGGGGACTGCCGTGACGGGCCGCGCCTGACCCATGTGTCGGGCTACGAAGGCTCCAACGTGGCGCTCGAAATCACGCTCGGCCTGCCGGCCAAGGTCGACTATTCGGCCCTTCCTTGGTGCACCTACACCGAGCCGGAAGTTGCCCAGATTGGCCTGACCGAACAGGAGGCGCGCGAGAAATACGGCGAGAAGCTGCGGATCGTCACCGAAAGCTTCCACGACAACGAACGCGCGCTGACCGAAGGCAATGACAAGGGCCAAGCAAAGGTCATGCTCAAGGGCACCAAAGTCGTCGGCGCCAGCCTGGTGGGCAAGAATGTCGGCGAACTGCTGCTGCCCTACACGCAGACTATCACCGGCAAGAGCAGCACCTTCGCGCTAGGCTCTGCGGTCATCGCCTATCCCACCCGCAGCGAGATCACCAAGGCGACTGCCTTTGCCGCATGGGAGCCGACCGTGTTCGGGCCCCTGCCGAAGAAATGGGCGGGGTTCCTCGCACGGATGAGGCGGCGGCTTTCGTGAACGTCCGTTCGGCTTCCCGCAACGCACCGGCCGGCCCTTCGCCCTTCGCGGTCGAGGCGGCGGCATTGCCGCGCGAAAAATTCGTCGATCCAGCGCTCACTGCCAAGGGCGAACCGCGCGCAAGCGTGCCGCTGGTCCGGCTCGATACGCTGTGGCTCAACACCGGCACGCTGTGCAATCTGGCCTGCGCCACCTGCTATATCGAAAGCAGCCCGACCAACGATGCGCTGGTCTATCTGCGTAGCCACGATGCGGGCCGCTTCCTCGATGAAGCGGCTGGCATGGGGACCCGCGAGATCGGCTTCACCGGGGGCGAGCCGTTCATGAACCCCGATATCCTCGCAATGCTGGAGGACAGCCTTGCGCGCGGGTTCGAGGTGCTTGTATTGACCAATGCCATGCGCCCCATGCGCCGGCACGAGCGCGCGCTGCTCGCCTTGCGCGAAAGGTTCGGCGAGCGGCTGACACTGCGTGTGAGCCTCGACCACCATTCTCGGCCCGTTCACGAGGCGGAGCGCGGTGCCAACAGCTGGGGTCCCGCGATGGACGGGCTGCGCTGGCTGTCGGACCATGGCTTCGCGATCGCCGTTGCGGGACGGCTCCTGCCGGGCGAGGGCGAGCAGGAGGCACGCCGCGCCTATGCCGCGCTGTTCGCTGGCGAAGGGATCGGAATCGACGCGCATGACCCTGCGCGGCTGGTGCTGTTTCCCGAAATGGACGCAGGCAAGGACATCGCGGAAATCACTACCGCGTGCTGGGACATCCTCGGCAAGTCACCTTCCGACATCATGTGCGCGTCGAGCCGGATGGTCGTGCACCGCAAGGGCGAGCCTAGCCCACGCGTCGCTGCCTGCACGCTCATCCCCTATGACCCAGGGTTCGACCTCGGTGCAACGCTGGCAGAGGCGAGCGGAGAGGTGGCCCTGAACCACCCGCATTGCGCGCGCTTCTGCGTGCTGGGCGGAGCCAGCTGTTCGGCCTAGGCGCGCTTGCGGCTATCCAGCCACTTCGCCAGCGCGACGCCGCCCGTGATAAGGAAGGGCACCAGCACGATGCTGAGCGCGACCTTGGCAATGACCTGTCCGATGAGGAGGTTGGTGATCGGGAACTGGCCATAGAAGGCCAGCGTGATGAAGATCACCGAATCGATTGCCTGGCTCAGCGCAGACGCAACCGCGCCGCGCGCCATCAGTGAAAACGCACCGCCGCCTTCGGCATTGCCGCGCAGGCGCGAGAAGATCCACACGTTAAGCAGCAGCGAGACGATATAGGCGGCAGGCCCCGCAGCCCAGACGCGCCAGATCGTCGCATGAACGCGCTCGAACGCTGCCAGGTCGTCTGCCCGTCCGCCGATCATTTCGGGCGATGCGGGAAGGTTCAGCACAAGCTGCATCAAGAGGCCCGAAATCAGCAGCGGGACGAAGCCGAACCACACGATCCGGTTGGCGAGCTTTTCTCCGTAGAGCTGGGCGATGGTGCTGGAAATCACCACCAGCAGGAGGAAGGCGAAGATGCCCGATTCCACCGCAAGGTCGGTCGGCCACAGCTGCACCTGTTTGAACGCGAGCACACCCGCGAGCACGGTCATGCCCCCGTAAAGCAGGATATAGACGAACAGGCCGAGCGGCATGGCGGCTGCGGCAAGGCGGGTTTCGTTGGCCGGGCTTTCGGTCATGACGGGGTAGGGCAATCTTTCAAACTGGTGACAGCGCGCGCTGGCGGAGGGCGCAGAAATTGACTAAGCGGACCCGCCGCGCAAGGTAGCGGCCGATTTCATCCGCAACTAGTCGCATCGCGAAGGGGTCCGCAATGCCGCCTTTCATTATCAATATCGTCGGTATCCTCGCGATCCTGTCGATCGCTTTCCTGCTGTCCACCGGCAAGCGCCGCATCAAGCTGCGCGTCGTGGGTGCGGCTTTCGCATTGCAGGCCCTGATGGCGCTGCTCGTCCTGCGCACGCCGTGGGGTGTCGAGGCGATCCAGGCGATGTCGAACGGCGTCATTGCCCTGCTCGACTATTCCAAGGCCGGTATCACCGCGATCTTCGGTCCGATGGAAGGCAATCCCTTCACCAATACCTTCGTGATTGCCGCCCTGCCGGTTATCATCTTCTTCGCCGCGCTCGTCTCGATCCTCTACCACTGGGGTATCATGCAGCGGCTGGTGCGCTGGGTCGGCGGTGCGATCGGCTGGATCACGGGCATCTCCAAGGTGGAAGCGCTCGGCAGCGCGGCCAATATCTTCGTCGGCCAGTCGGAAAGCCCGCTGGTCGTGCGCCCCTATCTCGCAGCGCTCACGCCCAGCCGCCTGTTCACCCTGATGAGCGTCGGCATGGCCGGCGTGGCGGGCACGATCCTGGCTGCATATGCCAGCTTCATCGGCGCCGAGGCCGTGCCTTTCCTGCTTGCAGCCGCCTTCATGTCGGCACCCGGCGGTATCCTGATGGCCAAGATCATCATGCCCGACGACGAGAGCGATCTCGCGCGTGACGCGGCCGAGATGGCCGAGGTCAAGCTGCCCGATGCCCGCATCAGCGGCGACGGGCCGGCGGCTCTCACCGAAAGCGGCAAGCCGCACGAGGTCGAGGTGGCCGAGACCTTCGAGGAAGGCCACAAGCCTGCCAACGTCATCGAGGCGGCCGCCCAGGGCACCCAGACCGGCGTGAAGCTGGCGGTTGCCGTCGGTGCCATGGTGATGGTGTTCGTCGCGCTGGTCGCGCTCGCCAACGGCATCCTCGGCGGTATCGGCGGCTGGTTCGGCTATCCGGACATCAGCTTCCAGCAGCTGCTCGGCTATGTATTCGCGCCGGTCATGTACCTCATCGGCATTCCGTGGGAGCAGGCCGGCGCTGCCGGCGGGCTGTTCGGCACGAAGATCGTGCTCAACGAATTCGTCGCCTTCATCGAACTGGGCGCGATGGACGCGACCGTCCTTACCGAACGCAGCCGGGCGATCATCACTTTCGCGCTCTGCGGCTTTGCGAATTTCAGCTCGATCGCCATCCAGATGGCGGTGACGGGCGGCCTTGCGCCAAATCAAAGGCCGGTCATCGCCAAGCTCGGTATCCGCGCGCTGGCTGCCGGTAGCCTCGCCAACCTGATGAGCGCGGCACTGGCGGGACTCTTCCTACCGTATTAAGGGCCGCTTCCATTATGACCGATTCCAACACCGATATCGCGGTTGTGTCGCTGGCACAGCCGCTCGAAAACATCGCCGACGAGCTTGGCCGCAGCTTCCAGGAATACGGCTTTGCCGTGATCCGCGACCATGGCATCCCGCAGGAACTGATCGACCGCGCCGAAGCGCTGTCGAAGGAATTTTTCGCGCTGCCGGACGAAACGAAGCGCGCCTACCACATTCCGGGCGGGGGCGGTGCACGCGGCTACACGCCGTTCGGCACCGAAAAGGCCAAGGATGCCAAGGTCCACGACCTCAAGGAATTCTGGCACGTCGGGCGCGAACTTCCCGAAGGGCACGAGCTGGCCGAATATATGGCCGCCAATGTCTGGCCGGACGAAGTCGACGGGTTCCGCGAGACCTTTTCCGAACTCTACACGGCCTTCGAGGAGGCCGGTGGCCGCGTGCTGGAGGCGATCGCGCTCCATCTCGGCCTGCCGCGCGAATTCTTCGCCGCCACCGTCAAGGACGGCAATTCGGTCATGCGCCTGCTGCGCTACCCGCCGCTCGAAGGCGCTGAAGCCGAAGGGGCGATCCGTGCCGCCGCGCATGGCGACATCAATACGATCACGCTGCTGCTGGGCGCAGAAGAGGCCGGCCTCGAACTGCTGACCAAGCAGGACGAATGGAAGGCCGTGGACGTGCCCGAAGGCGCGCTGGTCATCAATGTCGGCGACATGCTCGACCGGCTGACCAACGGCAAGCTGCGCTCGACCACGCACCGCGTGGTCAATCCGCGCGGCGAGGCGGCATACAGGGCGCGCTATTCGATGCCCTTCTTCCTGCACTTCCGCCCGGACTACACGATCGAGACGCTGGAAAGCTGCATCGATCCGGCCCGTCCGGACGACCATCCGGCGCCGATTTCCAGCCACGATTTCCTGATGCAGCGCCTCCGCGAGATCAATCTCGCCTGATCCGGGCAATGCCGAACCGCCGCGGGCCCAAATCCGCGGCGGAATCCGACTGCCAAGAAAATTTCCGAATGGTGCAATTTTGCAACTTATATAAGATGTTGAATTGCTTGAATTTACCCCTTTGTGTGGCGCATTTGATTCACAGGCCCCGGTGGCTGTCTTGACTCTGTCACAAAAGCATCGCTTTGCCGAAACATGCACGGCCTAGCGGGGCTGCGCTTCCGTAAAGCATCAAGTATTCACCCGAAGAGACGAAGGGGTCTTCTCGATGAAGTTCAAATATCTCCTGGCCACGTCGGTGGCTGGTATCGCAGCTGCAGGCGCAATGCCCGCCGCAGCCCAGTCGACCGGTTCGATCGACTTCGAAGATGACGATGTGATCATCGTTACCGGCACCACCGATAACGGTGTCGGCGGCGTCGAAATCCCGAACACCACCAAGGCGAAGCAGGTCCTCAACGAAGAGATCATCCGTCGCCAGCGTCCGGGCCAGACGGTCAACGACATCGTGAACCTGGTTCCCGGCGTAAGCTTCCAGAACAACGACCCCTGGGGTTCGTCGGGCGGTGGCTTCACCATCCGCGGCTTCAGCTCGGACCGCGTTTCGCAGACCCTCGACGGCCTGCCGCTGAACGATTCGGGTAACTACGCCCTCTACACCAACCAGCAGGTCGACCCGGAAGTCCTCGAAGAGGTCAACGTCAACCTCGGCACCACCGACGTCGACAGCCCGACCGCTTCGGCAACCGGCGGCACGATCAACATCCGTACGCGTGAGCCCAGCGACGATGCCGGCATCACTGCGACGATGACCTTCGGCGATGTCCTTTCGAAGGGCGCCGAAGACACCGTCTACATGCGCGGCTTCGTGATGCTCGACACCGGCGACATCACCGGCAACGGCCTCAAGATGTTCGGTTCGGCCAGCTACACCAGCTACGGCGTTCCCTATAACCCGTACGGCAAGATCGATAAGAAGCAGTTCAACGCCCGCATCTGGCAGGATCTGGGTTCGAACGGCGACTTCGTCGCGATCTCGGGCCACTACAACGAGAACCGCAACAACTTCGCCGGCTCGGAAAGCATCGCCAACCTCCTGCCGCTGGCAGAAGACGGCGAAGTCGAAATCAACGGCGTCACCTACAACGACAAGGAAGGTCGCTTCCAGATCTACCAGGCGTTCGGTGACACCTACCCCTGCAGCATCGCGGCCGACGAGCTGGTCGGTGGTGTGGGCAACCCGGGCGTCAGCGACCGTTACGACGATCGCAGCGGCTGCGGTGCACCGTTCTACCGCCGCTACAACCCGTCGGACACGGGCAACATCCGCGGCGCTTCGCGCTTCAGCATCGGCGACAGCCTGACCTTCACGTTCGATCCGAGCTACCAGTACGTCAAGGCGAACGGTGGCGGCCCCGACGACCTGCGTGAACAGTTCTTCACTGTGAACGGCGGCTCCTACACGGGTGCCTTCAACGGCGGTTACTACTTCGGACGCGACCTCAACGGCGACGGCGACCTGCTTGACCGCCTGGCAGGTACCGACCCGAGCCAGACGACCACCGACCGTTACGGCGTCATTGCCAACCTGATCTACGACATCGCCGACAACCATCGTGCGCGTCTGACCTACACCTGGGACCGTGCACGTCACCGTCAGACGGGTGAGATCAGCGGCATGTACGAAAACGGCGAACCGTGGAACGTGTTCGCGATCGACGAGCCGGTGCTCGACGTCAACGGCAACCCGGTCCAGAAGCGTGACCGCCTGTCGTACGCCATCCTGCACCAGGTTTCGGCAGAGTACACCGGCCAGTTCGGCGACCTCACCGCGAAGCTGGCGCTGCGCGCTCCGTTCTTCACCCGTGAGCTGAACCAGAACTGCTTCACCACCTCGGCTGGCGGCTTCGTCGACTGTCCGAACCCGGGTGCCGACCTGTCGAACTACGTGAATGCTTCGTTCAACGACGACCACGCCGCGCCGCAGTCGCGTACCTACAAGTACGACGAACTGCTGCCGAACGTCGGCTTCACCTACGACATCAGCGACGCGATGTCGGTGTTCGGCAACTACGCCAAGGGCCTCTCGGTCCCCGGCACCGACCCGCTGTACGATTCGCTGTACTTCGCCGATGAAGACTTCGCTCGCCCGGTTCCGGAAACGACCGACAGCTTCGACCTCGGCATGCGTTACCAGAA of the Qipengyuania gaetbuli genome contains:
- the folK gene encoding 2-amino-4-hydroxy-6-hydroxymethyldihydropteridine diphosphokinase; translated protein: MGQASSHRYVIALGSNMRVPGIGAPRAVLPTALERLADRGVEVEIASRIRASHPVGPSLRTYANGAAIVSAPLDPPMMLALLQSVESGFGRERRGARWRARSLDLDIVLWSGGTWFAPDLVIPHLLFRERDFVLRPAAEIAPDWRDPVTGLTLRQLAARAA
- a CDS encoding LbetaH domain-containing protein, which produces MAAWFLFARWTPPFLHPWRALMLKAFGARIGSNCRVHASACVWWPGNLELGDNVLIGPGALLYNQGHICVGSDSVISQRAHLCASSHDIADPHFQLVLDPVTIRRGCWVAAEAFVGPGVTMGEGAVLSARGALFSDAEAWTVYRGNPATALRPRAQPAAEG
- a CDS encoding class I mannose-6-phosphate isomerase; this translates as MSAQDLPIKRVEKIWGRNPLPPPFALPGDEERIGEIWFEPSDAMPDVLVKYLFTSEKLSVQVHPADAASPTGRGKEECWLVLDAEPGARLAMGFKHSVDADAMRAAALDGSIEDLLEWRAVEPGDFFYIPAGTVHAIGEGLTLLEVQQNTDITYRLYDYGRPRELHLDAAIEVASGEPYPAGLHRKVAPDAEAVLVDGPHFRLFQLHGVPSANILGRLNGAIQVLPLSGDVAVSSARIAPGSSAMASGIDEVEFGTAARTLIACSAEQS
- a CDS encoding mannose-1-phosphate guanylyltransferase; its protein translation is MSKIYPVILCGGSGTRLWPRSRRVKPKPFLPLLGDRTLFQQALDRVSNAELFEAPIVVAGEAHTSFIAEQAGEHRLVVEPAAKNTAPAIALTARLLPRDAVMLVCPSDHHIADEAAFLDGVRTAASLAREGYLVSFGIAPDRPATGYGYIKRGEAVGAGHRIERFVEKPDMERAQQFLDDGGFVWNGGIFAFPAGKLLDELATHRPDMAEAVEASAASGRWVDTRFDPGAAAFARIAGESVDFAVMENTSHAAVVSADIGWSDIGDWSALMEARQVDEDGNVLSGRTDAMDCRGVMVDTDGPRVSIVGLTDVIVVVDGDDILVLSRDHAQSVGKLDGAANQ
- a CDS encoding TIGR04282 family arsenosugar biosynthesis glycosyltransferase — encoded protein: MNAPRLSVFARLPVPGKVKTRLIPALGEEGAARLYARLLAHTVEVAKASGLEFELRVTGGEEAAFHELFGGDVSVVNQGEGDLGARMAGVLAPCLIIGSDCPAISVPLLQAAAGALADRKVVLGPANDGGYYLVGLAEPMPFLFEAMEWSTPQVLSQTLARLAERRIGPAILPELADIDTAEDLAAWPEFE
- a CDS encoding glycosyltransferase; the encoded protein is MSVTLLVPSLDEEKALPVLVERLASLDPAPAEIMLVDGGSSDATVAIAREAGWRILETARGRALQINAGVEEARGEIVCVLHADTLPPTDMVGVIEGAMQDRRTALASFSPVIRGPERTRWGTTLHNWAKTWYAPLITRPHLFFRGVRLLFGDHAMFFRRADFLSVGGCTPGDAVMEEADLCVKLARLGRVRMLPQRVYTSDRRIAEWGALKANWIYFKVGMLWAFGLRSRMAKHYPDVR
- a CDS encoding SDR family oxidoreductase; the protein is MKVLVTGAAGLVGGEVCARLLAHGHEVTGLVHRNPDVRANDGAAVEIPTVKGDVSQARLGLSHDTFAGVAEAHDLVVHCAASVRFDLEEEDYRATNVDGVRHALELAEAGGMGFLHVSTAYVCGTRDGPIMEDAPLPDSGFANGYEASKAAGERLVRQSTARWAIARPSIVVGAHEDGAIRQFDTTYAAFKLIAEGRVRHMPARPGATLDFVPIDHVAAGIVALAERMEVAAGGTYHLVSGQPLPVERFTGAIGAHPQFHEPELVAPDRFDPALLPALERRLFKRVAGLYASYFQRDPHFSDTRFREVTGLECPVTGEDYIRRLIDHCIAVGFLADA
- a CDS encoding dihydrolipoyl dehydrogenase family protein, with protein sequence MKFTHDVIVIGGGAGGLVAAGGCALFGLEVALIEGRKMGGECLNDGCVPSKALITAAKRAAEAREGTRYGVTLDQPKVDWLGVRQHIRDAIAAIEPHDSAERFEEMGCEVIRDWAKVTGPQSVEVGGRTLRAPRIVIATGSKPAIPPIEGVDRIPYLTNEDIFDIDALPDHLVIVGGGVIGMEMAQAFRRLGSAVTVVEPDELMARDDRESVALVREVMEGEGVRFVKGLASKVEGREGAIRLHIGGEAIDGSHLLIATGRKARCEGFGLEDIGVKMGRGGIVTDERRRTSVKGIYAIGDCRDGPRLTHVSGYEGSNVALEITLGLPAKVDYSALPWCTYTEPEVAQIGLTEQEAREKYGEKLRIVTESFHDNERALTEGNDKGQAKVMLKGTKVVGASLVGKNVGELLLPYTQTITGKSSTFALGSAVIAYPTRSEITKATAFAAWEPTVFGPLPKKWAGFLARMRRRLS